The following coding sequences lie in one Candidatus Neptunochlamydia sp. REUL1 genomic window:
- a CDS encoding Rpn family recombination-promoting nuclease/putative transposase has product MDIAFKKIFGTEENKDLLISLINSIVGEEDHVVDVTLLNPYNQKNFKNYKLFILDIKAEGDHGKKFNIEIQITDEADYDKRALYYWAKLYAEQLKERDDYGTLEKVIGIHILNFTSILDSEKYHNAFHITEKETGIHYFKELELHTIELKKFNDRLGKEFEDIGSKIQNALDLWSAFLIRRDLLSKVKLEASLDDAPVKKAINVLNVMNFSDEEREIYEWKLKWLRIEVNTLKKYEEKGREEGEKSKSIEITSRMLKCESPIEDTGLTKEEVKHLKGSE; this is encoded by the coding sequence ATCGATATAGCCTTTAAGAAAATATTTGGCACAGAAGAAAATAAAGATCTCCTCATCTCCTTGATTAATTCTATTGTAGGAGAAGAAGATCATGTTGTTGATGTGACCTTGCTCAATCCCTACAATCAGAAGAACTTTAAGAACTACAAGCTCTTCATCTTAGATATCAAAGCTGAGGGAGATCACGGCAAAAAATTTAACATTGAAATCCAAATTACAGATGAAGCCGATTACGACAAAAGAGCTCTATACTATTGGGCAAAGCTCTACGCAGAGCAGCTTAAAGAAAGAGATGACTATGGCACCCTCGAAAAAGTTATCGGAATCCATATCTTAAACTTCACCTCCATCTTAGACTCTGAAAAGTATCACAATGCTTTCCATATTACAGAAAAGGAAACAGGGATCCATTATTTCAAAGAGCTTGAGCTTCATACAATAGAACTGAAGAAATTCAACGACCGCCTAGGAAAAGAATTTGAAGATATTGGATCCAAAATTCAAAATGCCCTAGATCTGTGGTCTGCATTTTTAATACGACGAGATCTCCTCAGCAAAGTTAAATTGGAAGCTTCCTTAGATGATGCTCCAGTGAAAAAGGCGATAAACGTTCTCAATGTGATGAATTTTTCAGATGAAGAGCGTGAGATCTATGAATGGAAGCTCAAGTGGCTGAGAATCGAAGTAAATACCCTAAAGAAATACGAAGAGAAAGGACGTGAGGAAGGAGAAAAAAGTAAATCTATAGAAATTACTAGCAGAATGTTAAAATGTGAGAGTCCTATTGAAGATACAGGGTTAACCAAAGAAGAAGTAAAACACCTCAAAGGATCGGAATGA
- a CDS encoding ISAs1 family transposase: MSKKQVAKFYSEVDQLLDQQAFIESIEIEFKDIQDPRAKDNLSYPLVALLVIILAAVIAGANAIIHIHEYACTKISLFQRLLGIKKPPSYTVFWWLLVMLNPQKLQETFIRWMKALPVEVKKQIIAIDGKRLNGASKQTVHLVSAWETGRSLLLGQVKTEEKSNEITAIPELIKAIDIKGSIITIDAAGCQKKIVEDIRRAGGDYVIALKGNQGTLHDEAQNFFDQAREVEYEGAECARAKKIEKAHGRIEEREVAVASNLEWLDCREEWQDLKTLIEVTSRREVRGKVSVEKRHYISSLSLIPQEAIKLVRGHWGIENHLHWMMDVVFKEDACCISTGNAPENFAVFRRMAQSILQVDAKGTKGIAKRRRLAGWNDSYLIKLLGILINDISVKSFL; this comes from the coding sequence ATGTCAAAGAAACAAGTGGCCAAGTTCTATTCTGAAGTAGATCAACTCCTAGATCAGCAAGCCTTCATTGAGTCCATAGAAATAGAATTCAAAGATATCCAAGACCCACGTGCTAAAGATAACTTGTCGTATCCGTTGGTTGCCCTACTAGTCATTATCTTAGCAGCGGTCATAGCTGGGGCTAATGCTATCATCCATATTCATGAGTATGCATGTACAAAAATCAGCTTATTCCAACGGCTTCTTGGAATCAAAAAACCTCCCAGCTATACAGTGTTTTGGTGGCTTCTCGTTATGCTAAACCCCCAAAAATTACAAGAGACTTTCATTCGATGGATGAAAGCTCTTCCTGTTGAAGTGAAAAAGCAAATTATCGCAATCGATGGTAAAAGGCTCAATGGGGCATCCAAGCAAACAGTTCATCTTGTCTCGGCTTGGGAAACAGGTCGAAGTTTGTTGCTAGGCCAAGTCAAAACAGAGGAAAAATCAAATGAAATTACTGCCATTCCAGAATTGATAAAAGCCATAGATATCAAAGGATCAATTATCACTATTGACGCTGCAGGCTGTCAGAAAAAAATTGTGGAAGACATTCGCAGGGCAGGAGGCGATTACGTGATAGCTCTAAAAGGCAACCAAGGAACTTTACATGATGAAGCCCAAAACTTCTTCGATCAGGCAAGGGAGGTTGAATATGAAGGGGCAGAGTGTGCTAGGGCCAAGAAAATTGAAAAAGCTCATGGAAGAATCGAGGAGCGAGAAGTTGCTGTAGCCAGTAACCTAGAATGGTTAGACTGTCGAGAAGAGTGGCAAGACTTAAAGACTCTTATCGAAGTAACTTCAAGACGAGAAGTTAGGGGGAAAGTTAGCGTAGAAAAACGTCACTACATCTCAAGCCTTTCTTTAATTCCTCAGGAGGCGATAAAGCTAGTGCGAGGGCACTGGGGAATAGAGAACCATCTTCATTGGATGATGGACGTAGTTTTCAAAGAAGATGCCTGTTGTATAAGCACGGGTAATGCCCCTGAGAATTTTGCGGTTTTTCGGCGAATGGCGCAGTCGATACTTCAGGTAGATGCAAAGGGAACAAAAGGGATAGCAAAGAGACGGCGGCTAGCTGGGTGGAACGATAGCTATCTTATTAAACTACTTGGAATATTAATCAACGACATCTCTGTAAAGTCTTTTTTATGA
- a CDS encoding MBL fold metallo-hydrolase → MFKFCPLASGSKGNAIYIGTGETKLLIDTGISFKALGEKLGEIDVDIGEIDAVLVTHEHGDHIRGLEKTANKLGIPVFANSETAKAAIGEMKERPRFKIFSTGEAFEYGEMEIHPFSVQHDTLDPVAFTIRFGEIKIGICADLGFVTTLVRAHLLECDYLYIEANHEPSMVYACNRPMVYKQRVLGRQGHLSNDACAELVREIDHEGLKHVYLAHLSAECNNPELAVKRVKERVQRELSISIAYQEKVSQIIMES, encoded by the coding sequence ATGTTTAAGTTTTGTCCATTAGCATCGGGTTCGAAAGGGAATGCCATTTACATTGGTACAGGAGAGACGAAACTCTTAATCGATACAGGAATTAGTTTTAAGGCTCTCGGTGAAAAGTTAGGGGAGATCGATGTCGATATAGGGGAAATCGATGCGGTCCTTGTCACCCATGAGCATGGGGACCATATTCGGGGGCTTGAAAAGACGGCGAATAAGCTAGGAATTCCCGTTTTTGCGAATAGCGAGACGGCAAAGGCTGCAATTGGGGAAATGAAGGAGCGTCCACGCTTTAAGATCTTTTCGACGGGGGAAGCCTTTGAGTATGGCGAGATGGAAATTCATCCCTTCAGTGTGCAGCATGACACGCTTGATCCAGTCGCATTTACGATTCGTTTTGGGGAGATCAAGATTGGTATATGTGCGGATCTTGGATTTGTCACAACGCTTGTGCGGGCCCATCTTTTGGAATGCGATTATCTCTATATCGAGGCGAATCATGAGCCGTCGATGGTTTATGCGTGCAATCGGCCGATGGTTTACAAACAACGGGTGCTTGGCCGGCAAGGACACTTGTCAAATGATGCATGCGCAGAGCTTGTAAGAGAGATTGATCATGAGGGATTGAAGCATGTCTATTTGGCGCATCTTTCAGCTGAATGCAATAACCCTGAGCTTGCAGTGAAGCGGGTGAAGGAACGGGTGCAGCGGGAACTTTCCATTTCAATTGCTTATCAGGAAAAAGTCAGTCAAATTATAATGGAATCATAA
- a CDS encoding FtsK/SpoIIIE family DNA translocase gives MKQTHPEIKGLLTLIGSILLGLCLLSFVHGSPQANWLGMIGYGIGLGLMWSLGISAYLVVAYLGWIGWKMLMGGAPKLLRMKTVYFGIGVLSLSMLLNLFAEGGGLSSGFIQERLYSEVYLSSYPFPHKVVRFNLGGVPLYYLLRDVPTFNLQHLLSIVGVFITFSLTGLMALILLTNTRIIPLTKSVWSLVKIAGQFLKKVAADFKPTRVKKQQRIIAPPPMQTFKPPSYNEDEEISDLKISTHLEKRPTPGRVKKTMDTKTYEGAFKRFRLPPLNLLTNAKKLDQPTLKKDLEKQAKVLEETLLSFGVEGKVGEINCGPTITSFEIHPPVGVKVQKIKVLENDIALNLQAKSIRIIAPIPGKAAVGVEVPSLYPQEVGFKEMLGEYQKGNKKLHIPIMMGQTVTGGNVISDLTKMPHCIIAGATGSGKSVCINSIVMSILMTARPDEVKLLLVDPKKVELSSYANLPHMIAPVITEAHGAYAALNWLVKEMGYRYEMLKRLKLRNIHAFNNRKVNPEREAELEMEIPRKMPYIVAIIDEFADLMMASSSDLETPIARIAQMARAVGIHLILATQRPSREVITGLIKANFPSRISFKVASRVNSQIILDENGAESLLGNGDLLFLPPGSHVLTRAQGVFIRDEDINRVIDCIERQAGPNYLIKSFDQMAETELASEGASGGKDDLYSQAYQIITETGTASTTFLQRKLKIGYARAASLMDELESNGVIGSQDGSRRRVLLKKD, from the coding sequence ACGGAATTGGCCTTGGTCTGATGTGGTCTCTTGGCATTTCTGCGTATTTAGTGGTGGCCTATCTTGGCTGGATTGGGTGGAAGATGTTGATGGGAGGTGCTCCTAAACTTCTTCGAATGAAAACAGTCTATTTTGGGATTGGTGTTCTCTCTTTGTCCATGCTCCTCAACTTATTTGCCGAAGGTGGAGGTCTTTCGAGTGGCTTTATCCAGGAAAGGCTCTACTCTGAAGTCTACTTAAGCAGCTATCCATTCCCTCACAAAGTCGTTCGCTTCAACTTGGGAGGCGTTCCCCTCTATTACCTGTTAAGAGATGTTCCGACGTTCAATTTGCAGCACCTGCTCAGCATCGTTGGCGTATTCATTACATTTTCTTTAACCGGCCTTATGGCACTCATTCTTTTGACCAACACACGTATCATTCCTCTGACAAAGAGTGTTTGGTCTTTGGTAAAGATTGCAGGACAGTTTTTAAAGAAAGTGGCAGCGGACTTTAAACCCACCCGAGTGAAAAAACAGCAAAGGATCATCGCTCCTCCCCCTATGCAAACCTTTAAGCCTCCATCTTATAATGAGGACGAAGAGATTTCTGATTTAAAAATCTCAACGCATTTAGAAAAACGGCCCACGCCTGGTCGCGTGAAAAAAACCATGGATACAAAAACATACGAGGGAGCCTTCAAGAGGTTTCGCCTTCCCCCACTTAATTTGCTGACTAATGCCAAGAAACTCGATCAGCCAACGTTGAAAAAAGATCTCGAAAAACAGGCTAAAGTCCTTGAAGAAACGCTTCTAAGTTTTGGAGTAGAAGGAAAGGTTGGGGAAATCAATTGTGGTCCTACAATCACCTCATTTGAAATCCATCCACCCGTTGGAGTCAAGGTTCAGAAAATTAAAGTTCTTGAAAACGATATTGCTCTCAATTTGCAAGCCAAATCGATTCGGATCATTGCTCCGATTCCTGGAAAGGCTGCTGTTGGTGTGGAAGTTCCCTCCCTTTACCCGCAAGAAGTCGGTTTCAAGGAAATGCTTGGTGAATATCAGAAAGGAAATAAAAAGCTCCATATCCCCATTATGATGGGGCAGACGGTGACCGGGGGAAATGTCATTTCTGATCTCACCAAAATGCCTCATTGCATCATTGCCGGAGCAACAGGGTCAGGAAAGTCTGTCTGCATTAACAGTATTGTCATGTCAATTCTCATGACAGCACGCCCTGATGAAGTAAAGCTCCTCCTTGTCGATCCCAAGAAAGTCGAGCTTAGCTCCTACGCAAACCTCCCTCATATGATTGCGCCAGTGATCACAGAGGCACATGGTGCCTATGCAGCATTGAATTGGCTCGTAAAAGAAATGGGTTACCGTTATGAAATGCTCAAACGGCTCAAACTGCGCAATATCCACGCTTTTAACAACCGAAAGGTGAACCCTGAAAGGGAAGCAGAGCTGGAGATGGAAATCCCCCGCAAAATGCCCTATATTGTTGCAATTATCGATGAGTTTGCCGATCTGATGATGGCTTCTAGCTCTGATCTAGAAACACCCATTGCGCGCATTGCACAGATGGCGCGAGCTGTTGGAATTCATCTTATTTTGGCCACTCAGCGTCCTTCACGTGAGGTCATTACAGGCCTAATTAAGGCGAACTTCCCCAGCCGCATTTCCTTCAAAGTGGCAAGCCGGGTCAACAGCCAGATCATCCTCGACGAGAATGGAGCCGAAAGTCTTCTCGGAAATGGAGACCTTCTTTTCCTTCCTCCCGGCTCTCATGTCCTCACTCGGGCCCAGGGCGTTTTTATCCGCGATGAAGACATCAACCGGGTAATCGACTGCATCGAACGCCAAGCAGGGCCAAATTACCTCATTAAGTCCTTTGATCAAATGGCAGAGACAGAGCTCGCCTCTGAAGGCGCAAGTGGGGGAAAGGATGACCTCTACTCTCAGGCCTATCAAATCATCACCGAAACGGGAACTGCCTCGACCACCTTCCTCCAAAGGAAACTCAAGATCGGTTACGCCCGCGCCGCTTCGCTCATGGACGAGCTCGAATCCAACGGCGTGATTGGATCCCAAGACGGCAGCCGCCGTAGAGTCTTGCTTAAAAAAGACTAG
- a CDS encoding transposase: MQQVEMICLEDLVPESHNYRKFAKIWSFSFVEKRLRKLEKDNPHKGHGLLRIFKCLLLQFMENCSDRELERFIQENTAARWFCGFNLRDNTPDHTVFCQLRKKIGTNILSKILADLRDQLKDQGLMSEVFTFVDATHLIAKANLWEERDKAIAEKYEKLNNENISQFSADVQAKIGCKGKNKYWYGYKQHTSVDMQTGLINKVAITPANITDASGFKHVCPSQGASYMDKGYCISPAPRIAKAKGVHLGAIKKNNMKGKNKDQDRWYSSVRAPHERVFSQIEKRVRYRGIAKNQFSSFMQAICYNLKRLAVLDPPNLCLS; this comes from the coding sequence ATGCAACAAGTTGAGATGATTTGCTTAGAAGACTTAGTTCCAGAAAGCCACAATTACCGTAAATTTGCCAAGATTTGGTCATTTAGTTTTGTGGAGAAAAGACTCAGGAAACTGGAAAAGGACAATCCCCATAAAGGGCATGGCTTGCTGCGGATATTCAAGTGTTTATTGCTGCAGTTTATGGAGAACTGCAGCGATAGAGAATTAGAACGCTTTATCCAAGAAAACACTGCAGCTCGATGGTTTTGTGGGTTTAACCTGAGAGACAATACCCCAGATCACACAGTCTTTTGTCAGCTTAGAAAAAAAATAGGGACCAATATCTTGTCCAAGATCTTAGCTGATCTAAGAGATCAGCTAAAAGATCAAGGACTTATGAGTGAAGTTTTTACCTTTGTAGATGCAACCCATTTAATTGCTAAAGCGAACTTATGGGAGGAAAGAGATAAGGCGATTGCAGAAAAATACGAGAAACTGAACAACGAAAACATCTCACAATTTTCTGCAGACGTTCAAGCAAAGATTGGTTGTAAAGGGAAGAATAAATACTGGTATGGTTATAAGCAGCATACCAGTGTAGACATGCAGACAGGTCTTATCAATAAGGTTGCGATTACTCCGGCTAATATCACAGATGCCTCAGGTTTCAAACACGTCTGTCCCTCGCAGGGAGCTAGCTATATGGACAAAGGATATTGTATAAGTCCCGCGCCCAGAATAGCTAAGGCAAAGGGGGTACATCTAGGCGCTATCAAAAAGAATAACATGAAGGGCAAAAATAAAGATCAGGATCGGTGGTACAGTTCCGTGAGGGCCCCTCATGAGCGGGTCTTTTCGCAAATAGAGAAACGAGTGCGGTACCGAGGAATCGCGAAAAATCAGTTTTCAAGTTTTATGCAAGCTATTTGTTACAATCTGAAGAGGCTTGCGGTTCTAGATCCCCCAAATTTGTGTCTCTCCTAG
- a CDS encoding response regulator, which produces MGDKRKILIADPSTALIDAVLTSKEGKNFEFATAKTGPAALKKIQEFEPDLLIIDLMMPHIHALEIMKTIKLNSRYSEMGIIVTSYHVMIQNYHAVIDEGADYFLVKPFETYQLFELVETFFKGELKPAPFTLKSGSEIVETHCYHPIPSTLTSYIRFWGTRGSNPVAGAEYVRYGGNTSCLEVRHGDDLIIIDAGTGIRQLGDLIDLDDNQTIHLFVSHTHWDHITGFPFFNPLYKKTCDVVVWAPVGFEKSTKELFTSMLAYAYFPVRLDEMKAKVTFKELRDDRPVSIGDLIIDCHFTNHPGPTVGFKIKAPNKTIGYITDNEVLLGYHGHPNEIHRKHPLLEPHLGLIDFLKDCDLVVHEAQYFPEEYYRKTGWGHSSIPNATVLLKYTGVNEWLVTHHDPNHNDSDLQIKLQLHNDIIQECGLNIKVDIAYDGLMIPL; this is translated from the coding sequence ATGGGCGATAAGCGAAAAATTCTTATTGCAGACCCTTCTACAGCGTTGATTGATGCGGTCTTAACGTCGAAGGAAGGAAAAAACTTTGAATTTGCGACAGCAAAGACGGGTCCTGCTGCTCTGAAGAAAATCCAAGAATTTGAACCCGATCTGCTGATTATCGACCTCATGATGCCTCATATTCATGCCCTCGAAATCATGAAAACTATCAAATTAAATAGCCGCTACAGCGAGATGGGGATCATTGTCACATCTTATCATGTGATGATCCAAAACTATCACGCCGTCATCGATGAAGGAGCTGATTATTTCCTAGTAAAGCCCTTTGAAACCTACCAACTTTTCGAACTGGTAGAAACGTTCTTCAAGGGGGAGCTAAAACCTGCTCCATTTACCTTAAAAAGTGGAAGCGAAATTGTTGAAACTCACTGCTATCACCCCATTCCTTCCACCCTGACTTCTTATATCCGTTTTTGGGGAACCCGGGGATCGAATCCTGTAGCCGGCGCAGAATACGTCCGCTATGGAGGAAACACCTCTTGTTTGGAAGTGCGACATGGCGACGACCTTATCATTATCGATGCAGGAACGGGGATCCGGCAGCTAGGCGATCTTATCGACCTCGACGATAACCAAACGATTCACCTTTTTGTCTCTCATACTCATTGGGATCATATTACTGGTTTTCCCTTCTTCAATCCCCTTTACAAAAAGACTTGTGACGTTGTTGTTTGGGCTCCGGTGGGGTTTGAAAAAAGCACTAAAGAGCTTTTTACCAGTATGCTTGCCTACGCCTATTTCCCTGTTCGTCTCGATGAAATGAAAGCAAAAGTCACCTTTAAGGAGCTCCGCGACGACCGCCCTGTTTCGATTGGAGATCTTATTATTGACTGCCATTTTACAAATCATCCAGGTCCCACCGTTGGTTTCAAAATCAAAGCCCCCAATAAAACCATAGGATACATTACCGATAATGAGGTTCTCCTCGGATATCATGGACATCCTAACGAGATCCACCGCAAACATCCTCTTTTAGAACCTCATCTTGGACTGATTGATTTTCTCAAGGATTGCGACCTTGTCGTTCATGAAGCGCAGTACTTCCCTGAAGAATACTATCGAAAAACGGGATGGGGTCACTCTTCGATTCCCAATGCAACCGTCCTTCTTAAATATACCGGCGTAAATGAATGGCTCGTCACACACCATGATCCCAATCATAACGATTCCGATCTACAGATTAAGCTCCAACTCCACAACGATATTATCCAAGAATGTGGACTCAATATCAAAGTGGATATCGCCTACGATGGCCTTATGATTCCATTATAA
- a CDS encoding DDE-type integrase/transposase/recombinase, producing the protein MKNRLKCMLKPIEIQAGKTIDFYLSDKRDMVAALTFFCQISSFGNPKVINVDKYACYPPAFNEMKGNKGFTKKMKLRQVKYLNNILEQDHRSIKRQHSSAMGYKSLKTARNTITGIEAMHIIFKGQIDEISDANAQDVKIFIEDLFEVRGLAA; encoded by the coding sequence ATGAAAAACCGCTTAAAGTGTATGCTTAAACCTATTGAAATTCAAGCAGGAAAAACAATCGATTTTTACTTAAGCGATAAACGCGATATGGTCGCAGCATTGACATTCTTTTGCCAAATATCTAGCTTTGGTAATCCTAAAGTAATTAATGTTGATAAATATGCTTGCTATCCTCCCGCGTTCAACGAAATGAAAGGGAACAAAGGATTCACTAAAAAAATGAAACTTCGTCAGGTCAAATACCTTAATAATATATTGGAACAAGACCACAGATCAATCAAAAGACAACATAGCTCTGCCATGGGATATAAGAGTCTGAAGACAGCAAGGAATACAATTACTGGCATTGAAGCCATGCACATTATTTTCAAGGGACAAATTGATGAGATCTCGGATGCAAACGCCCAAGACGTAAAGATATTTATTGAAGACCTTTTCGAGGTTAGAGGCTTAGCCGCCTAG